In Bacillus cytotoxicus NVH 391-98, the following are encoded in one genomic region:
- a CDS encoding DUF2004 domain-containing protein: MKINDAVFGELEYDFVWSKDTSINFLGNEVEIALIVKGDEDGKFDEEQYVAYTSLMQNWEQLQQSFLQSILDYYKQERQELGYDIEVNENYPLVETTNEILEMISLDGIVVPYAGIFDGRDIGITFNCTWDTENGLGIRLLNEKVTEVGYQDVAI; this comes from the coding sequence ATGAAAATAAATGATGCGGTTTTTGGTGAGCTTGAATATGATTTTGTGTGGTCTAAGGATACTAGTATTAACTTTTTGGGAAATGAAGTCGAGATAGCACTAATAGTAAAAGGTGATGAGGATGGTAAGTTTGATGAAGAACAATATGTAGCATATACTTCACTTATGCAAAATTGGGAACAATTACAACAAAGCTTTTTGCAATCAATATTAGACTATTACAAACAAGAGCGTCAGGAACTAGGTTATGATATTGAAGTAAATGAAAACTATCCATTAGTTGAAACAACTAATGAAATATTAGAAATGATAAGTTTAGATGGGATTGTTGTTCCCTATGCAGGTATTTTTGACGGTCGGGATATTGGAATTACATTTAATTGTACATGGGATACAGAAAATGGGCTAGGGATTCGTTTGTTAAATGAAAAAGTAACTGAAGTAGGTTATCAAGACGTTGCAATTTAA
- a CDS encoding DegV family protein, with amino-acid sequence MGVKIITDSAADLPKEVLQAYDIDVIPLRVFDEAETEYLDGVTLESTQLLQKMREGAAYKTSLPSLKAFQETFSTYAKEGTPCIYLAFSSELSGTYQSSLLVKEEVQETYPDFDLDIVDTKCASLGQGLVVLEAAKMAKEGASKEEILKRVAFFITHIEHIFTVGDLQYLVRGGRLSKVAGFIGGLLNIKPILNVEEGKLVPLEKIRGKKKMLSRMVDIMEERGKNLQKQTIAIIHGDELETAEVLKTLIKERFGCEVFVVNTIGAAIGAHTGPGVLAIFFLNEVE; translated from the coding sequence ATGGGTGTAAAAATTATTACAGACAGTGCGGCAGATTTACCAAAAGAGGTGCTGCAAGCTTACGATATAGATGTAATTCCGCTTCGTGTCTTTGATGAAGCAGAAACAGAGTATTTAGACGGGGTAACGTTAGAATCAACTCAATTGTTACAAAAAATGAGAGAAGGTGCAGCGTATAAAACATCGCTCCCTTCATTAAAAGCATTTCAAGAAACGTTTTCTACATATGCAAAAGAAGGTACGCCTTGTATATATTTAGCTTTTTCATCTGAACTCTCCGGTACATACCAATCTTCGCTCCTTGTTAAAGAAGAAGTACAAGAAACGTATCCAGATTTCGACTTAGACATTGTTGATACGAAATGTGCATCTCTTGGGCAAGGGCTTGTTGTCTTAGAAGCTGCTAAAATGGCAAAAGAAGGCGCGTCAAAAGAAGAAATTTTAAAGCGAGTTGCTTTTTTCATAACACATATAGAACATATCTTTACTGTAGGTGATTTACAATATCTTGTTAGAGGTGGCCGCCTCAGCAAAGTAGCTGGATTTATTGGTGGTTTACTAAATATTAAACCGATTTTAAATGTGGAAGAGGGAAAACTTGTACCACTTGAAAAAATAAGAGGCAAAAAGAAAATGTTAAGCCGCATGGTTGATATTATGGAAGAACGAGGGAAAAACCTTCAAAAGCAAACAATTGCTATTATACATGGTGATGAGTTAGAAACTGCTGAAGTATTAAAAACGCTCATTAAGGAGCGTTTTGGTTGTGAAGTATTTGTTGTAAATACAATTGGCGCAGCAATTGGAGCGCATACAGGGCCAGGTGTTTTAGCAATATTCTTCTTAAATGAAGTAGAGTAA
- a CDS encoding immunity protein YezG family protein, giving the protein MKEFEDRFSELQADMISICMEYVENRADKVYVYASCEEDMISSSFFYLINNKYVECHKVNDALENGEEKYDVSPERMFQVLQIIGEDIEEIETLCKEYEKDMPTEMKLIYDAKSGKFKAEYKYDLIHTNEDIKTADDFADEWFEEVKNNNL; this is encoded by the coding sequence ATGAAAGAATTTGAAGATAGATTTAGTGAATTGCAAGCTGATATGATATCCATATGTATGGAATATGTTGAAAATAGAGCCGATAAAGTATATGTTTACGCTTCATGTGAAGAAGATATGATATCTAGTAGTTTCTTTTATTTAATTAATAATAAGTATGTAGAGTGTCATAAGGTTAATGATGCATTGGAAAATGGAGAAGAAAAATATGATGTATCTCCAGAACGAATGTTTCAGGTGCTACAAATTATAGGTGAAGATATTGAAGAAATTGAAACATTATGCAAAGAATACGAAAAAGATATGCCAACTGAGATGAAATTAATATACGATGCTAAGAGTGGCAAGTTTAAAGCTGAATATAAGTATGATTTAATACATACAAATGAGGATATAAAAACAGCTGATGATTTTGCTGATGAGTGGTTTGAGGAAGTAAAAAATAATAACCTTTAA
- a CDS encoding GlsB/YeaQ/YmgE family stress response membrane protein, with the protein MAFIWSLIVGGILGWLASLITGKDVPGGVIGNIVAGIIGSWVGTALLGRFGPVIGGFAIIPALIGAIILIFIVSFLLRAMKK; encoded by the coding sequence ATGGCATTTATATGGTCTTTAATTGTCGGCGGTATTTTAGGATGGCTTGCAAGTTTGATTACAGGAAAAGATGTACCTGGCGGAGTCATTGGCAATATCGTTGCAGGTATTATCGGTTCATGGGTTGGAACGGCGCTTCTTGGTAGATTTGGTCCTGTTATCGGAGGCTTTGCGATTATTCCAGCCTTAATAGGAGCGATTATTTTAATTTTCATCGTCAGCTTTTTACTAAGGGCAATGAAAAAATAA
- a CDS encoding immunity 22 family protein — MKNDVSLWLGCFSDFDELETYTEIKYNEDGDSIPSIFEKDFKLGYYDRDLVEKDWIPDAEDDIEKLLVDFSYDNQLIQQYNNIKLKSKYNTIILIYNYDYNKEGKIVNFVDKTTYKLDFIGTAEYID, encoded by the coding sequence ATGAAAAACGATGTTTCTTTATGGTTAGGATGCTTTAGTGATTTTGATGAACTCGAAACGTACACTGAAATAAAATATAATGAAGATGGAGATAGTATTCCCTCTATTTTTGAGAAAGATTTTAAATTAGGTTATTATGATAGGGACTTAGTTGAAAAAGATTGGATTCCTGATGCTGAAGATGACATAGAAAAGCTGTTAGTAGATTTTTCATATGATAATCAATTAATACAACAGTACAATAACATTAAGTTAAAGTCTAAATACAATACCATCATTTTAATTTATAATTATGATTATAATAAAGAAGGTAAAATTGTTAACTTCGTAGATAAGACTACCTACAAGTTGGATTTCATTGGTACGGCAGAATATATAGATTAG
- a CDS encoding deaminase, whose translation MPPKKNNPKHLGHAQSLTHTKSHSLIRAFEKQGSLPGKVTMYVDQKTCNICRGELTALLKRLDVDELEVFSGGNTKPIIKDCSL comes from the coding sequence GTGCCGCCCAAAAAGAATAATCCAAAACATTTGGGACATGCACAGTCTCTTACTCATACAAAGTCACATTCTTTAATAAGAGCATTTGAAAAACAAGGAAGCTTACCTGGAAAAGTTACAATGTATGTTGACCAAAAAACTTGTAATATATGTCGTGGTGAATTGACAGCTTTATTAAAAAGATTAGATGTAGATGAGTTAGAGGTTTTTAGTGGTGGGAATACAAAACCAATAATAAAAGATTGCAGTTTGTAA
- a CDS encoding HNH/ENDO VII family nuclease, which produces MPSKGNGGSGVKGAGKDVNTGSNSSKLVGREVNLDWLGDNYKAVELEGSVKVGGKEIDVSRRVYQRTDIQWDYKSMHSKAKGLSNRELAAKGRPPFVADKNGVETQIELHHLLQKEPGDMVEIFATTHDEYKKILHGLIKDGDSFRNSDTLDKQYNNLRKKYWKWRFNNLD; this is translated from the coding sequence GTGCCATCGAAGGGGAATGGTGGTTCGGGAGTTAAGGGTGCGGGTAAGGATGTTAATACCGGAAGTAACTCTTCAAAATTAGTTGGTAGAGAAGTTAATCTTGATTGGTTGGGAGATAATTATAAGGCTGTTGAACTTGAAGGTAGTGTTAAAGTTGGCGGAAAAGAAATAGATGTTTCAAGGCGTGTATATCAGAGAACTGACATACAGTGGGATTATAAGTCGATGCACTCAAAGGCAAAAGGTTTATCAAATAGGGAACTAGCAGCAAAAGGACGTCCACCTTTTGTAGCTGATAAGAATGGAGTAGAGACACAGATTGAACTTCATCATTTACTTCAAAAAGAACCAGGCGATATGGTAGAAATATTTGCCACTACTCATGATGAGTATAAAAAGATTTTGCATGGTTTAATAAAAGATGGCGATAGTTTTAGAAATAGTGATACTTTAGATAAACAATACAATAATTTGAGAAAAAAATACTGGAAATGGCGTTTTAATAATTTAGATTGA
- a CDS encoding serine hydrolase domain-containing protein: MENKRFGVLVATLALTMILPTGAIASSSTKTPIVASQEVASKELEKIAAENAALLTKSYETTSVQYALIDNGKLILSDQTGKNDMEGKQPLTKDTLYGIGSTSKVYTAAAVMKLVDEGKVDLDTPVVRYIPEFKMKDKRYKRITTRMLLNHSSGLQGTTLNNSFLFKDNDTYTHDILLRQLSTQSLKADPGAFSVYCNDGFTLAEILVERVSGMSFTEFLHQQFTKPLKLNHTKTPQDKWEDEKRAGLYFPTYQGQLPIETVNVIGTGGISSTAEDVVRFSQLFMGQGKGILSNKAVKEMEQEEYKKGMWPGAGDYVFNYGLGWDSVKLYPFNRYGIKALAKGGDTLLQHAALVVLPEQKMAAAVLSSGGSSMTNQLLATKLLLAALKEKGTIKDIKPDKSFGKPVKAKMPQAVAKKAGFYGNSYSHFKIEITKKGELFLPSNREEKYVYTADGSFINEKGTSKLNFVTEKNGRTYLMESTYKSTPGLGQDVLTHYLAEKLEDNVLSKKTAAVWTDREGGKFYLVNEKFSSMDYLVQLIPLTKQITRQEGLKGYWDGRKITGPNTAAHQIQIPVMDGRDTTEARFYTEGGKEYMQIDSSLYVSESNVKPLETGQSSKVTLQSNGHAKWFTIPYAAAGKTMTVELPSKSSFAVYDEKGVCVNFTVVSNNNKVKLPKNGTVVFAGAPNSEFTVTLN, encoded by the coding sequence ATGGAAAATAAACGATTTGGGGTGTTAGTTGCTACCTTGGCTCTAACGATGATTCTACCAACAGGAGCGATAGCGTCTTCTAGTACTAAGACTCCGATTGTAGCTAGCCAAGAAGTTGCTAGCAAAGAATTGGAGAAGATTGCTGCAGAGAACGCTGCGCTACTCACGAAGTCCTATGAGACGACTAGCGTGCAGTATGCGCTAATTGATAATGGTAAACTTATTTTATCGGATCAGACAGGCAAGAATGATATGGAAGGGAAACAGCCGCTGACCAAAGATACTCTATACGGGATTGGTTCAACCAGTAAAGTATATACAGCTGCGGCTGTTATGAAATTGGTCGATGAAGGAAAAGTCGATTTGGATACTCCTGTCGTTCGCTATATTCCTGAGTTCAAGATGAAAGATAAGCGATACAAGCGCATTACAACGCGTATGCTATTGAACCACTCCTCCGGTTTGCAAGGTACCACGTTAAATAATTCATTTTTATTTAAAGATAATGATACCTATACCCATGATATCTTGTTGCGGCAACTATCCACCCAAAGTTTGAAGGCGGACCCTGGCGCGTTTTCGGTATACTGTAACGACGGTTTTACGCTGGCCGAGATTTTGGTAGAAAGAGTCAGCGGTATGAGTTTTACTGAATTTCTACATCAACAGTTTACAAAGCCATTAAAACTGAATCATACGAAAACGCCACAGGATAAATGGGAGGACGAAAAGCGGGCTGGACTTTATTTTCCGACGTACCAAGGACAGCTTCCCATTGAAACGGTGAATGTGATTGGTACGGGAGGAATCTCTTCCACGGCAGAAGATGTGGTACGATTCTCACAATTATTTATGGGACAGGGAAAAGGAATCCTTTCTAATAAGGCAGTCAAGGAGATGGAGCAAGAGGAATATAAAAAAGGAATGTGGCCGGGGGCTGGAGATTATGTGTTCAACTATGGTCTTGGCTGGGATAGTGTGAAGCTATATCCATTCAATAGATATGGGATAAAGGCCTTGGCTAAGGGCGGCGACACGTTACTGCAACACGCTGCATTGGTCGTGCTTCCAGAGCAGAAGATGGCCGCAGCGGTGTTGTCATCTGGCGGAAGCAGCATGACAAATCAACTGTTGGCAACTAAATTACTGCTCGCCGCGCTTAAAGAGAAGGGGACAATTAAGGATATAAAGCCGGACAAATCTTTTGGCAAGCCAGTCAAGGCTAAGATGCCTCAAGCTGTGGCAAAGAAAGCGGGCTTTTACGGCAATAGCTACAGTCATTTTAAAATAGAAATTACGAAGAAGGGAGAACTGTTCTTACCATCTAATCGAGAAGAAAAGTATGTATATACTGCAGATGGAAGCTTTATTAATGAGAAGGGCACCTCCAAGCTCAACTTTGTTACCGAGAAGAATGGAAGAACTTATTTGATGGAGAGCACATATAAATCAACACCAGGTTTAGGGCAAGATGTGCTGACTCACTATTTAGCTGAGAAACTAGAAGACAACGTGCTATCGAAGAAAACTGCTGCCGTATGGACGGATCGGGAAGGTGGCAAGTTCTATCTCGTGAACGAGAAATTTAGTTCTATGGACTATCTCGTACAACTGATACCTCTTACTAAACAAATTACTCGCCAAGAGGGCCTAAAAGGCTATTGGGATGGCAGAAAAATTACAGGTCCGAACACGGCGGCGCATCAAATCCAGATCCCTGTGATGGATGGGCGCGATACGACGGAAGCTCGTTTCTATACAGAGGGTGGTAAGGAATATATGCAGATAGACAGCTCGTTATACGTCAGCGAATCCAACGTAAAACCACTTGAGACAGGTCAATCATCGAAAGTTACACTGCAATCAAATGGGCATGCGAAATGGTTTACGATCCCGTATGCGGCAGCAGGGAAAACGATGACCGTGGAGTTACCATCGAAGAGTTCGTTTGCGGTGTATGATGAGAAGGGAGTATGCGTCAACTTTACCGTTGTGAGCAACAATAACAAAGTAAAACTGCCAAAGAACGGAACGGTTGTATTTGCTGGCGCGCCGAACTCGGAATTTACAGTTACGTTGAACTAG
- a CDS encoding IS110 family RNA-guided transposase yields MHNRQNYLYVGVDLHKEHHTAVMINCWQEKLGEIQFDNKPSAFSKFLLEVETYVSDGITVVFGLEDVGGYGRALAKYLADHERVVKEVNPALSFLERKSEVMIKKNDSWDAECVARILVNKFNQLPDAKPNDLFWSIQQLVSRRNALVKAQAALKNQLHIQLNHHYPSYKKFFSEVDGKTALAFWKQYPSPSCLEGANIKRLTAFLLDVSNNTCSVKKASDILKLVKEDGQTMKEYQETRDFLVRSIVRDIEFKKKEMKYIERELKRLVNMLDYQLETMPGIELVTASALIAEIGDVRRFPNANKLARFAGIAPVYFGSGGKGKTHKSKQGNRALHALFYNLAVQQVQVAKGSKLPRNPVFHAYYQKKLKEGKTKGQALVCIMRRLVNIVYSMMKYKTAYELLVVEEKEVV; encoded by the coding sequence ATGCATAATAGACAAAACTATTTGTATGTAGGAGTAGATTTACATAAGGAGCATCATACGGCTGTTATGATTAATTGTTGGCAAGAGAAATTAGGAGAAATACAGTTTGATAATAAACCATCTGCATTTTCGAAGTTTTTATTAGAAGTAGAGACATATGTGAGTGATGGGATAACTGTTGTATTTGGTTTAGAAGATGTTGGTGGATATGGAAGAGCATTAGCGAAGTATTTAGCAGACCATGAACGAGTTGTGAAAGAAGTAAATCCAGCTTTATCATTTTTAGAACGTAAAAGTGAAGTAATGATTAAAAAGAATGATAGTTGGGATGCGGAATGTGTAGCACGCATATTGGTAAACAAATTTAATCAACTACCAGATGCAAAACCAAACGATTTATTTTGGTCGATACAACAACTGGTTTCAAGAAGGAATGCATTAGTAAAAGCACAAGCTGCTTTGAAAAACCAACTACATATTCAATTAAATCACCATTATCCAAGTTATAAAAAGTTTTTCTCAGAGGTAGATGGGAAAACAGCATTAGCGTTTTGGAAGCAATATCCGTCACCGTCTTGTTTAGAGGGGGCAAATATAAAGCGATTAACAGCTTTTTTATTAGATGTTAGCAACAATACATGTTCAGTAAAGAAAGCAAGCGATATATTAAAACTTGTAAAAGAAGATGGACAAACAATGAAAGAGTATCAAGAAACGCGAGATTTTTTAGTAAGAAGTATTGTTAGGGACATTGAGTTTAAAAAGAAGGAAATGAAATATATCGAAAGAGAATTAAAACGGTTAGTGAATATGCTAGATTATCAATTAGAGACGATGCCGGGAATAGAACTTGTGACGGCATCAGCATTAATAGCTGAAATTGGGGATGTAAGGCGATTTCCAAATGCCAACAAATTAGCACGATTTGCGGGGATTGCGCCTGTTTACTTTGGTTCTGGTGGGAAAGGTAAGACACACAAAAGCAAACAAGGAAACAGGGCGTTACACGCTTTATTTTACAATTTAGCTGTACAACAAGTGCAAGTAGCGAAAGGAAGTAAGTTACCTAGAAACCCAGTGTTTCATGCATATTATCAAAAGAAACTTAAAGAGGGGAAAACAAAAGGACAAGCATTGGTATGTATTATGAGAAGGCTTGTAAACATTGTATATAGCATGATGAAATATAAAACAGCTTATGAGTTGCTGGTAGTGGAAGAAAAAGAAGTAGTTTAA
- a CDS encoding SecY-interacting protein Syd, which produces MSKYFNLRKEYFDKGLDFLFKTPYNEEVDSFIYQGEMDDEEEISWKPIEKNNKNDLTKIEERFEIKLHTSIDDYFNSYWFADLDGFIGNHYIRLEPVLPNIELDSFESNLEGYKNNHNKVDKTPIGVEGNGLIVVLDNVSGKVELEDFERGSFEEISDSLDELIASLKLQK; this is translated from the coding sequence ATGAGCAAATATTTTAATTTAAGAAAAGAATATTTTGATAAAGGGTTAGATTTTTTATTTAAAACGCCATATAACGAAGAAGTTGATTCATTTATATATCAGGGTGAAATGGATGATGAAGAAGAAATTTCATGGAAACCTATTGAAAAAAATAATAAGAATGATTTAACGAAGATTGAGGAAAGATTTGAAATTAAACTGCACACTTCAATTGATGATTATTTTAATTCTTATTGGTTTGCTGATTTAGATGGATTTATTGGCAATCATTATATTAGGCTAGAACCTGTATTACCAAATATTGAATTGGATTCCTTCGAAAGTAATTTAGAAGGGTATAAAAACAATCATAATAAGGTTGATAAGACTCCAATAGGTGTAGAGGGGAACGGTTTGATAGTTGTTTTAGATAATGTAAGTGGTAAGGTTGAATTGGAGGATTTTGAACGAGGTTCATTTGAAGAGATTTCGGATAGTTTAGATGAGTTAATTGCTAGTTTAAAGTTACAAAAATAA
- a CDS encoding SMI1/KNR4 family protein → MDMEILEMINQYTEKGDFFGEISDENIVMIEKKLGCTFPPQYREFVKKFGSGGICGVEVLGVEGMEYASVVDDTERYRKLGLPENYLVIENVDEFVYCINTKDDYYVIRWDDISKEEIIRYSTFDEYLKDSFQEAIDNWD, encoded by the coding sequence ATGGATATGGAAATTTTAGAAATGATAAATCAATATACTGAAAAAGGAGATTTTTTTGGAGAAATATCAGACGAAAACATAGTTATGATTGAAAAAAAATTAGGTTGTACTTTTCCGCCACAATATAGAGAATTTGTTAAAAAGTTTGGTTCAGGAGGTATTTGTGGAGTTGAGGTATTGGGAGTAGAAGGAATGGAGTATGCATCAGTAGTCGATGATACTGAAAGATATAGAAAATTAGGATTACCAGAAAATTATTTGGTTATTGAAAATGTAGATGAATTTGTTTATTGCATTAACACGAAAGATGATTACTATGTTATAAGATGGGATGATATTAGTAAGGAAGAAATAATTAGATACTCAACCTTTGATGAGTACTTAAAAGATAGCTTTCAAGAAGCAATTGACAATTGGGATTAG
- a CDS encoding YjgB family protein, whose protein sequence is MKKLLILMISLICVCIITASCKSADEQEPPTETSKQTTSNQANEKKNETTKQSSESEKKEVGTKQDTSSTSTNFKTVTQIKNILEQAKQGKVPNVSVAAHTGDIEEVEKEWGKADKTEPAGKGMYATYTKRNVVIGFNKGSQIFDVRSNHPNLRSLTLQDIENALGKPTTVKTNGDDKIYIYKVNKQFELKFVIPNSTGKVDHISVFSPEDSMNNMSG, encoded by the coding sequence ATGAAAAAGCTTCTTATACTCATGATCAGCCTCATATGTGTATGTATAATAACTGCTTCTTGTAAGAGTGCGGATGAACAGGAGCCACCAACAGAAACATCTAAACAAACTACAAGTAATCAAGCGAATGAAAAGAAAAATGAAACTACAAAGCAATCAAGCGAATCGGAAAAGAAAGAAGTTGGTACGAAACAAGATACGTCAAGCACATCAACGAATTTTAAAACAGTAACCCAAATCAAAAATATATTAGAACAGGCCAAGCAAGGAAAAGTACCGAATGTATCAGTCGCGGCGCACACAGGAGATATTGAAGAAGTAGAAAAAGAATGGGGTAAAGCGGACAAAACTGAGCCAGCTGGTAAAGGAATGTATGCAACATATACGAAGAGGAATGTCGTCATTGGTTTTAATAAAGGATCTCAAATTTTTGATGTTCGCTCCAATCATCCAAACCTTCGTTCACTCACATTACAAGATATTGAAAATGCATTAGGAAAACCGACGACAGTTAAGACAAATGGAGATGACAAAATATATATTTATAAAGTAAACAAACAATTTGAATTAAAATTTGTGATTCCCAATTCCACTGGAAAAGTAGATCATATTTCTGTATTTTCCCCGGAGGATAGTATGAATAATATGTCGGGATAA
- a CDS encoding Lrp/AsnC family transcriptional regulator yields the protein MDEIDKKIILLLQEDARMTITDMTEHLNLSRPSITERLKRLHDAGIIEKYTARISPEAVGKSIQAFLRIESLKIPCKHFEKIIYEEHQILECHRVTGESCYYLKVAVRSMKELEKLIDIVIPFGTVKTSMILSSPIPYRPIIVDENKKD from the coding sequence ATGGATGAAATTGATAAGAAAATTATTTTACTTTTACAAGAAGATGCTAGAATGACTATTACCGACATGACTGAACACTTAAATCTTAGTCGACCAAGTATTACAGAAAGGCTGAAACGTTTGCACGATGCAGGCATCATCGAAAAATATACAGCACGAATTTCTCCAGAAGCAGTTGGGAAGTCCATTCAAGCCTTTTTAAGAATTGAAAGTTTAAAAATCCCTTGTAAACATTTCGAAAAAATTATTTATGAAGAACACCAAATTCTCGAATGCCACCGCGTAACTGGTGAAAGTTGTTATTATTTAAAAGTCGCCGTTCGCTCTATGAAAGAATTAGAAAAATTGATTGATATTGTGATTCCTTTCGGTACAGTAAAGACTTCCATGATCTTATCATCACCTATTCCATATCGACCGATTATTGTAGACGAAAACAAAAAGGATTGA
- a CDS encoding GNAT family N-acetyltransferase, translated as MEIRLAQKEDLDWVNHQYRSVEFVPSNLIQDRVAIITYNGKQAGLGRLVHIDERTIEMDSIYILPTYRGRQLAGRLVSFLVRTAKESKVPHVYCIPFEELGSFYKKYGFQDIDIEKEDMHPTIIAKYKWRLQEYDKHVL; from the coding sequence ATGGAGATCCGACTTGCACAAAAAGAAGACTTAGACTGGGTTAATCATCAATACAGATCAGTAGAGTTTGTTCCTAGTAATCTCATACAAGATCGAGTTGCGATTATTACATACAATGGAAAGCAAGCTGGACTAGGACGTTTAGTTCATATTGATGAGCGCACAATTGAAATGGACAGTATTTACATACTCCCTACCTATCGTGGCCGGCAACTAGCTGGAAGATTAGTTTCTTTTTTAGTTCGAACGGCTAAAGAATCAAAAGTACCACACGTATATTGTATTCCGTTTGAAGAACTTGGTTCGTTCTATAAAAAATATGGATTTCAAGACATCGATATTGAAAAAGAGGATATGCATCCGACCATTATTGCGAAATATAAATGGCGCTTACAAGAATATGATAAACATGTATTATAA
- a CDS encoding DNA/RNA non-specific endonuclease translates to MVQSLKENKTLKNALDAMKNTPIPVAVRMVDTGIGIKLPYIESSTVGEVVGKFSKASTIAKDDAYQLAKGTGKGSTGVSEVKTFVDKGEQFTNGRKNRLKPDIRYKTGEYDYFYETDNLGRIEKFETDKLQLTEREKRLSHSKNTPGKVKGQDHAGHLAGDRFGGSPKIDNLVSQLSDVNLKKYKKVEDKWAAALKETPPKKVTVKVDIIYSGNDVRPDKFIVNYTIDGKPGSAKFKNL, encoded by the coding sequence GTGGTACAATCGCTTAAGGAAAATAAGACTTTAAAAAATGCACTAGATGCTATGAAAAATACTCCTATTCCAGTAGCAGTTAGGATGGTGGATACTGGAATAGGAATAAAGCTTCCTTATATAGAATCTTCAACTGTTGGAGAAGTAGTTGGAAAGTTTTCAAAGGCAAGTACAATAGCTAAGGATGACGCTTATCAACTTGCTAAGGGTACGGGTAAAGGTAGTACTGGAGTAAGTGAAGTTAAAACATTTGTGGACAAAGGGGAACAGTTTACAAATGGAAGAAAAAATAGGTTAAAACCTGATATTAGGTATAAAACGGGAGAGTATGATTACTTTTACGAAACAGATAATCTTGGAAGAATTGAAAAATTTGAAACAGATAAGTTACAATTAACTGAGAGAGAGAAGAGATTATCACATAGCAAAAATACACCAGGAAAAGTAAAAGGACAAGACCATGCAGGGCATTTGGCAGGTGATAGGTTTGGAGGCTCACCTAAAATTGACAATCTAGTTTCGCAATTATCTGATGTTAATTTGAAGAAATATAAAAAAGTTGAAGATAAATGGGCTGCAGCTTTAAAAGAAACACCACCCAAAAAAGTAACAGTTAAGGTTGATATAATATACTCTGGGAATGATGTGCGTCCAGACAAATTTATAGTTAATTACACTATAGATGGTAAGCCAGGCAGTGCAAAATTTAAAAATTTATAA